GCGGCGCCCGTGTACTGCGCGGGATCAAGCAGCACGTCGACACCGTCCGCCGGATGCGCCGCGCCGGGCAGGGGATCGACCGCCGCCTCCAGCGCCTCGACGACGAGGGCGCGCAGGTCCCCACCCCGCCCGGTATCGGCGACGATCTGCGCCACCACGTCCTTGCCGAGCAGCGGCGTGAGGACGAGCGACAGCCGCTCCGACACGATGAGCCCCTCGGTGAGCCCGAGGTTCCGCGCGACGGCGTCGCCGTCGACGCGAAGGCCCGCGACGAGCCGCGCCGCCGTCGCCGTCGCGCCGAGCGCGAGACGCAGGAGTTCGCGCAGCGTCGGCCATTCCGCGTGCCAGGCCCCGTCCGGACGCTCGTCTGCGGCGAATGCCGCGGCCAGGTGCACCGTGGCCGCGAGGTTGGGGGCTCGCAGCGCCGCGGAGCGGATGAGGACGGATGCGGCGGGATTCTGCTTCTGCGGCATCGCGCTCGAGCCGCCACCGGTGCCCTCGGCCAGCTCGCCGATCTCGGTGCGGCTGAGCGTGGCGACGTCGGTCGCCATCTTGCCCACCGCGTCCACGGTCTGCACGAGGGCGTCGGCGAGTTCGGTGACCGGCCATCGCGTGACGTGCCAGGGGGCGTCCGGCGCGGCGAGACCGAGCTCGGCGGCGTAGGCGGCGGGCAGTTCCGCGGCCGCCTCCGTTCCGCCGATCTCGACGAACGAGGCGAGCGTTCCCCCCGCTCCGCCGAGCTGGGCGGGCAGGGCGGCCAGCGTCTCGTCGAGCCGGAGCCGGGCCCGGCTCACCGCGCGCAGCCACCCGGAGGCCCGCGCGCCGACCGTGGTGGGCACGGCGTGCTGGGTCAGGGTGCGGGCGGCGGCCACCTCGTTCCGGTGCGCGGCCGCGAACTCCGCCAGGTGCTGCTCGGTCTCCCGCAGCGAGGCCCGGATCCGCTCCCCGGCACGCCTGGCGACGAGCATGAGCGCGGAGTCGAGGATGTCCTGACTGGTGGCGCCGCGGTGCACCCAGCCGCGCACATCGAGCGGCGCGCGCTCCTTGAGCATGCCGACGAGCGGGATGACGGGGTTGCCCCCGGCGACGGATGCTGCGGCGAGTGCGGGCAGCGACAGGTCCCCGGTGGCGCAGGGCTCACCCGCCCCGACCCAACCGAGGGCGGTCGACAGCGCCGCCATGTCGGGCGCTGCACCCACGCGCGCCCACGCCCGGGACAGAGCCACCTCGGCGGCGACGAGCGCGCCGAGCACGGCGGCATCCGTCACCTCCGCGTCGGCTCCGACGGTCACCGGGGACAGCAGCCCCTCGTCGATCACGATGGCGGCGTCCCCGGCGTCCGGTACGTCAGAAGGCAATGAACACGGTCTCCTTCTCGCCCTGCATCCGGATGTCGTGGTGGAGGTATCCGTCGGGCGTGCGCGTCGCGATGAGCGTAGCGCGCTCGTCCGGGGTGAGCGAGGAGAGGAACGGGTCCGCCTCGAGCGCCGCGGTGTCGTCGGGCAGGTAGATCCGCGTGTGCAGCTTGTTCGGCAGGCCACGTGCGAAGACGAGCACCGCGAAGAACGGGGCCTTGCCCGGTTCGGTGGGGCCGGGGTTGCGCGTCCAGAACTCGTAGTGGCCCTCGTCGGTCGTGAAGGACCGGCCGAAACCCGTGAAGGTGTGGTCGTCGCGACGGCGCGAACCGCGGGCGCGGGAGATACTGCCGTCGCTGTTCGCACCCCAGATCTCGACGCACGAGTCCGGGATCGGCGCGCCGCCACCGTCGTACACGGTGCCGGAGAGCACGATCGATCCGGGCGAGTGCGGGAAGGCGACCTCGTGCATCTTCGGATACTGCAGACCGAACGCGTAGAACGGGCCGATCGTCTGACCGGCGGTCGCCTCGAGAGTCGGCTCGCCGTTCCGGCGGGACATCTCCGCGCGGGCACGGGCGATGCCCTCGTTGCGGAACTCCTCGGTCACCGAGGGCAGGTCGCTGAGGGCCCCGGACGGGTTCGTGGTCGTGTCGCTCATCAGTGCTCTCCCTCGGGCTCGAACCAGGTGGCGTCGGGACCGTCGACGACGATGTCCCAGCGGTAGCCCATCGAGAACTCGGGCACCGTGAGGTCGTGGTCGTAGGTCGAGATCAGCCGGTCGCGGTCCTTCTGGCTGCGGATGGTGTTGTAGATCGGGTCGAGCGCGAACAGCGGGTCGCCCGGGAAGTACATCTGCGTGATGATCCGCTGCGTGAACCCGGTGCCGAACAACGAGAAGTGGATGTGGGCCGGCCGCCACGCGTTCACGTGGTTCTTCCACGGGTAGGGGCCCGGCTTGATGGTGGTGAAGAAGTACTCACCGTTGTCGTTGGTGACCATGCGGCCGGCGCCCGTGAAGTTCGGGTCGAGGGGGGCCGGATGCTGGTCGCGCTGGTGGATGTAGCGTCCGGCGGCGTTGGCCTGCCACACCTCGATGAGCTGGTTGCGCACCGGGCGCCCCCAGGCGTCGAGCACGCGGCCGGTCACCGTGATGCGCTCACCCAGCGGCTCACCGGAGTGCTGGAGGGTGAGGTCCGCCTCGATCGCGGCGACGTCGCGCTGACCGTAGGCCGGGGAGTACAGCTCGATCGTCTCGGGATCGACGAGCCGCGGGTTCTTGGTGGGGTGGCGCAGCACGCTCGAGCGGTACGGGGCGAAGTCGTACAGCGTCTTCGGCACGGCTTCGCCGCGCTCCTCGCGGGCCGCGGCATCCGCGTGCAGCTCCGCCATCTCGGCGTTGATCTCGCGCTGCGACGGCATGTCCGGCGACGCCAGCAGCGACTCGGGCGCCGCAGCGGTCGGCTGATTCTCGGTCATCGGTGTCCCCTTCGACGTTCCCATGCGGGTCCGTTCAGGGTGGCACCGCGGTCACCCCGCACCGAAACAGATTCTCAGTGAGTGGGAATCAGGACTGACGAAGCGCACGAGTCAGGTCCTTCGCGGCCTGCATGACGAGGGGGCCGAGCCGGCGATCGTCCTGACTCTCATCGAGGTGGGCGACGACGCCGAGCGCCGTCGCCGGCAGGCCCGGCACGGACCCGAGAGGAGCGGCCACGGAGATGTTCCCGAGGGTCATCTCCTCGCGCGTCGTGGCATAACCCCGGATGCGGGACCGCGCGATGTCGGCGCGCAATCGCGTCGGGTCGGTGATGGACAGGCGCGTCTCCGGGATGAGCGGAGCCTCCAGGTATGCGTCGAGCCAGGGCTGATCGCGGGTCGTGAGCAGCGCCTTGCCGACCCCGGTGGTGTGCAGCGGGTGCCGCCCCCCGCTACGCCCGAGCGTCGGCACGGATGCCCGCCCGGTCAGCCGGCCCGCGAAGACGGCCATCGCGGTCGCGGGCGTCGGGTCGTCGAGGACGGCCAGGTGCACGTTCTCGCCGGTCGCCTCGTAGAGCCGGACCATGTGCGGCAGGGCGACCTCGCGCAGGCGGTGCGCGAAGGGCGACAGCTCGCCGATCTCCCAGAGCCGCATCCCCACCGTGTAGCGACGGCCGGGCGCCCGCGCCAGGACGCCCTCCTCCACGAGCTGCGCGAGCAGGCGATGCGCGGTCGACAGCGAGAGGCCGGCGTGGCGGGCGAGCTCCGCGGCGGTCTGCGCCGGCTCGTCCTCGGTGAAGGCGGCCAGCACACGCATCGTGCGCCGCAGCACCCCCTCAGCCATGGACCGAGGCTACCCGCATCCGCACGGGCGGGCGGGCACATGAGAAGCTGAGCGCATGGCGAATTCGCCCAGCGGCGACTCGATGACCGACCGGATCGTGCGGGTGCTCGACACGTTCACGTCGGAGCGCACCGTCCAGACCGCCGCGCAGATCGGGCGCCGTGCCGGGCTGCCCTCCTCGAGCGCCCACCGCATCGTCGACGACCTCGTCCGTGCCGGCTTGCTGGAACGGGACGAGGACCGGCGGCTCCGTCTCGGGCTCCGGCTGTGGGAGCTCGCCCTCCGCGGCTCGGCCGCGCTGCGGCTGCGTCAGGCGGCGCTGCCGCACATGGAGTCCGTGCAGAGCGTCGTCCGCGAACACACCCAGCTGGCCGTGCTCGAGCAGGAGGAGGCCCTGTTCCTGGAGCGGCTGTCACACCCGGAGGCGGGCGCGAACATCACCCGCATCGCCGGACGCCTGCCCCTGCACGCGTCCTCGTCGGGGCTCGTGCTGCTCGCGCACGCACCGCGCGCGCTGCGCGACCGGGTGCTCGCCGAGCCGCTCCGCCCGCTCACGACGGAGACCGTCACGGATGCGGCGGTCCTGCGCCGGCGGCTCGCAGCCATCCGGGCACAGGGGTTCGTCGTCACGCCCGGATCGATCGAGCAGGTGTCGACGGGCGTCGCCGTGCCGATCCGGGAGGGGGGCGAGGTCATCGCCGCCCTCTCGGTCGTCCTGCCGCGGCAGACCTCGCCGGAACCTGCACTCGCGGCGCTGCGGGCGGCCGCGTCCGGGATCGAGGCCGCACTGCGGGAGGACCGGCGCTGACGACCCCGGATGCCCGTTCAACGGGAATCCGCCGGGCATCGTGGACCGGACCGGGCACACTGGGCGGATCACCGCCGTCCCGCATGGACCCGTCGAAGGAGACGTCATGACCACTTCCGCCGAACGCACCCGAGTCGCGATCGTCGGAGCCGGCCCCGCCGGGCTCCTGCTGTCGCATCTGCTCGCCGCATCCGGGATCGAATCCGTCGTCGTGGATCAGCGCTCCCGCGAGGAGATCGAGAACACGATCCGTGCGGGGATCCTGGAGCAGGGCACGGTCGACCTCCTCGCCGCCACGGGCGCGTCCACCCGCGTCCTGACCGACGGGCACCGCCACGACGGGATCGAGTTGCGCTTCGCCGGCGAGGGGCACCGCATCGACTTCCCCTCCCTCACCGGACGGAGCGTCTGGCTGTACCCCCAGCACGAGGTGCTGCGGGACCTCGTCGCGACGCGCCTCGCCGACGGCCAGGACCTCCGTTTCGGGGTCACCGTGGACCACGTCGCCGACGCCGCATCCGATCGTCCGCGGATCGTGGGCACGGACGGCGAGGGGCGGCCGTTCGAGATCGAGGCCGACTTCGTGGTGGGGGCGGACGGTTCCCGCTCCGTCGTGCGGGCCGCCGTCACCGGCTCCTCGACCGGGGGCTACTTCCGCGAGTACCCGTTCGCCTGGTTCGGCATCCTCTGCGAGGCGCCGCCGAGCTCCGAGGAGCTCATCTACAGCAACTCCCCGAACGGTTTCGCGCTGATCAGCCAGCGCAGCGCCACCGTGCAGCGCATGTACTTCCAGTGCGACCCGGAGGCAGACCCGCACGCACTCGACGAGGAGGCCATCTGGGCGGAGCTCCAGTCGCGCGTGCCCGGCACGACGCTGCAGGAGGGACGCATCTTCCAGCGCGACGTGCTCCGGTTCCGCAGCTTCGTCGCCCACGAGCTCCGCCGCGGACGCCTCGCCCTGATCGGCGACGCCGCGCACACCGTTCCCCCCACCGGCGCCAAGGGGATGAACCTGGCCGTGGCGGACGTCGTGCTGCTGCATCGCGCGCTCACGGCACTGCTCGACGACCGCGACGAGCGCCCGCTCGAGGCCTTCGCCGAGGTGGCGCTCCGCCGCATCTGGAAGGCGCAGCACTTCTCCTGGTGGATGACCAGCATGCTGCACGTCGCGCCGGATGCCTCGGACTTCGATCGACGTCGCCAGGAGGGCGAGCTGCGCTCGGTCGTCGAATCCGAGGCCGGTCGCACCTACCTCGCGGAGGCGTACACCGGCTGGCCCTTCGAGACCCGGCTCTGACCCCCGGCGCGCGCCGGCGCGGCCGGCTGGCCCGCCCGCCCCAGCCGCGCGGGCGAGGGGGCCGGGGCCGCTCAGTGCCGGATGCGGGCGGCCACCGCACTGCCGACCGTGCCGAACAGCACGACGGCCACGGTGACCGTGAGCAGCGGCGCGGTCCAGCCACCGGTGAGCTCGTGCAGGCCGCCGACGACGGTGGGTCCGATCGCGGCGACCGCGTAGCCGAGCCCTTGCACGATGCCGGACCGGCCGGTCACCTCGTGCTGCGTGCCGCCGAGCGCGCTGATCATGATGAAGATCACGGTGAGACCGCCGCCCTGCGCCGCGCCGCCGATCACGCACCACAGCGCCCACAGGTCGGGCGCGAGGAGGAATCCGACGGGTACGGTGAGCCAGCCGATCGCGACGGCGAGCACGCCGGCGAGGATGCTGGACCGGGATAGGAGCGGCAGCAGGAGGGCGCCGACGATGCCCGCGACCTGGAACAGCGCCGCGATCGCCCCGGCGGCGGCCTGGCCGAACCCGCGATCCAGCAGCAGCGTCGGCAGCCACGCGGTCATCGCGTAATAGGAGAACGCCTGCCCGGCGAACGC
The sequence above is a segment of the Microbacterium caowuchunii genome. Coding sequences within it:
- a CDS encoding lyase family protein; this translates as MPSDVPDAGDAAIVIDEGLLSPVTVGADAEVTDAAVLGALVAAEVALSRAWARVGAAPDMAALSTALGWVGAGEPCATGDLSLPALAAASVAGGNPVIPLVGMLKERAPLDVRGWVHRGATSQDILDSALMLVARRAGERIRASLRETEQHLAEFAAAHRNEVAAARTLTQHAVPTTVGARASGWLRAVSRARLRLDETLAALPAQLGGAGGTLASFVEIGGTEAAAELPAAYAAELGLAAPDAPWHVTRWPVTELADALVQTVDAVGKMATDVATLSRTEIGELAEGTGGGSSAMPQKQNPAASVLIRSAALRAPNLAATVHLAAAFAADERPDGAWHAEWPTLRELLRLALGATATAARLVAGLRVDGDAVARNLGLTEGLIVSERLSLVLTPLLGKDVVAQIVADTGRGGDLRALVVEALEAAVDPLPGAAHPADGVDVLLDPAQYTGAAGALTDAAVRDLLAALGEERGIRDPDPDPGAAAGGGAGAGGRFGQRAGGGAAAEVSVGSGAAATDGTTPAEQPLDGGDAPVDPPDRRSSAGAGAAGGGAGSWAGAAGGPGPGGGTAGVAGAGAAAGGGTTPAEPPPFRADTPVAPADRRSSAGGRPADPEARPADPAARPADPEARPADPENRPDNNESHRTGGLT
- the pcaG gene encoding protocatechuate 3,4-dioxygenase subunit alpha; amino-acid sequence: MSRRNGEPTLEATAGQTIGPFYAFGLQYPKMHEVAFPHSPGSIVLSGTVYDGGGAPIPDSCVEIWGANSDGSISRARGSRRRDDHTFTGFGRSFTTDEGHYEFWTRNPGPTEPGKAPFFAVLVFARGLPNKLHTRIYLPDDTAALEADPFLSSLTPDERATLIATRTPDGYLHHDIRMQGEKETVFIAF
- the pcaH gene encoding protocatechuate 3,4-dioxygenase subunit beta, producing the protein MTENQPTAAAPESLLASPDMPSQREINAEMAELHADAAAREERGEAVPKTLYDFAPYRSSVLRHPTKNPRLVDPETIELYSPAYGQRDVAAIEADLTLQHSGEPLGERITVTGRVLDAWGRPVRNQLIEVWQANAAGRYIHQRDQHPAPLDPNFTGAGRMVTNDNGEYFFTTIKPGPYPWKNHVNAWRPAHIHFSLFGTGFTQRIITQMYFPGDPLFALDPIYNTIRSQKDRDRLISTYDHDLTVPEFSMGYRWDIVVDGPDATWFEPEGEH
- a CDS encoding IclR family transcriptional regulator, whose protein sequence is MAEGVLRRTMRVLAAFTEDEPAQTAAELARHAGLSLSTAHRLLAQLVEEGVLARAPGRRYTVGMRLWEIGELSPFAHRLREVALPHMVRLYEATGENVHLAVLDDPTPATAMAVFAGRLTGRASVPTLGRSGGRHPLHTTGVGKALLTTRDQPWLDAYLEAPLIPETRLSITDPTRLRADIARSRIRGYATTREEMTLGNISVAAPLGSVPGLPATALGVVAHLDESQDDRRLGPLVMQAAKDLTRALRQS
- a CDS encoding IclR family transcriptional regulator, whose protein sequence is MANSPSGDSMTDRIVRVLDTFTSERTVQTAAQIGRRAGLPSSSAHRIVDDLVRAGLLERDEDRRLRLGLRLWELALRGSAALRLRQAALPHMESVQSVVREHTQLAVLEQEEALFLERLSHPEAGANITRIAGRLPLHASSSGLVLLAHAPRALRDRVLAEPLRPLTTETVTDAAVLRRRLAAIRAQGFVVTPGSIEQVSTGVAVPIREGGEVIAALSVVLPRQTSPEPALAALRAAASGIEAALREDRR
- a CDS encoding 4-hydroxybenzoate 3-monooxygenase, with the translated sequence MTTSAERTRVAIVGAGPAGLLLSHLLAASGIESVVVDQRSREEIENTIRAGILEQGTVDLLAATGASTRVLTDGHRHDGIELRFAGEGHRIDFPSLTGRSVWLYPQHEVLRDLVATRLADGQDLRFGVTVDHVADAASDRPRIVGTDGEGRPFEIEADFVVGADGSRSVVRAAVTGSSTGGYFREYPFAWFGILCEAPPSSEELIYSNSPNGFALISQRSATVQRMYFQCDPEADPHALDEEAIWAELQSRVPGTTLQEGRIFQRDVLRFRSFVAHELRRGRLALIGDAAHTVPPTGAKGMNLAVADVVLLHRALTALLDDRDERPLEAFAEVALRRIWKAQHFSWWMTSMLHVAPDASDFDRRRQEGELRSVVESEAGRTYLAEAYTGWPFETRL